From a single Sporosarcina oncorhynchi genomic region:
- the narJ gene encoding nitrate reductase molybdenum cofactor assembly chaperone, with translation MINLDHLYAEKSVFGFFASQLSYPEKQTFHPSVLEESIDSSDPAYKDVKRYWDLMHTYSLEEIQELYTHTFDFQKDSTLFMTYVKYEESRERGQMLARLKVLYEMFGLIMPDNELSDYLPLMCEFIYAAEWRGDPRAQQSFSMLLAVLEDGSYNLMKALEKYDSPYYYLVRGMREVFKSCIQQEVPAND, from the coding sequence GTGATTAACTTGGATCATCTATACGCTGAAAAGAGTGTCTTCGGATTTTTCGCGAGTCAGCTATCCTATCCTGAGAAGCAAACATTCCATCCTTCGGTATTGGAAGAGTCAATCGACTCTTCCGATCCCGCTTACAAGGATGTCAAGCGCTATTGGGATCTAATGCACACATACAGTCTTGAGGAAATACAAGAGCTCTATACGCACACATTCGATTTCCAAAAAGATTCTACGCTGTTTATGACATATGTGAAGTACGAAGAGTCGAGAGAGCGAGGACAAATGCTCGCTAGATTGAAAGTACTTTACGAAATGTTTGGACTGATTATGCCTGACAATGAATTATCCGACTATCTCCCACTTATGTGTGAATTTATCTATGCGGCGGAATGGAGGGGGGATCCGCGTGCGCAGCAAAGCTTCTCGATGTTGCTGGCAGTCCTTGAAGACGGATCCTATAATCTGATGAAAGCGCTTGAGAAGTATGACAGTCCTTATTATTATCTCGTCAGAGGGATGAGGGAAGTCTTCAAGTCTTGCATCCAACAGGAGGTTCCTGCAAATGACTA